A stretch of Desulfobacterales bacterium DNA encodes these proteins:
- a CDS encoding adenylate/guanylate cyclase domain-containing protein yields the protein MAQHITVGPKHLQSLAVGLVAAMITLAFWAVGWLNSWEAKTWDWRSRLLAEPGTATDDIRLILLDQNSLDWAFRENGLTWPWPRELYSAIVNYCRRSGAKAVAFDVQFTEPSKYGVSDDNAFSDAAKGFGRFAGAVFLGQSSGSMTSWPPEIPAPIWNINGLQDWLKTNRPEKISFFRASFPIPELAKSAAILGNIQSEPDPDGIYRRVKPFAIFDNHILPALGISPYLAANPQTASSIQPGRLTIAKKSIPIDDKGNAILRFRGPSGTHQAYSAAAVLQSEIRIINGEAPTIQDPHALKDKYVLFGFTAPGLYDLRSAAVGGVYSGVEIHATMLDNFLSGDFIRTTSPVLVSIFIIILALSSAGLTSAFSSLRGMVTVGILFLAAPIGLSLGAYTYDFWLPIIAPETAVILAIVLALVLNYVTEGRQKRFIKNAFQQYLSPTVIEQLLQNPDRLKLGGERKRLSIFFSDLQGFTSISEGLEPEALTQLLNDYLSAMTDIIHEEGGTVDKYEGDAIIAFWNAPLDVPDHAVRVIQTALRCQARLAELRPEFRERIGKDMHMRIGINTGQVVVGNMGSRTRFDYTMLGDAVNLAARLEGTNKEFGTYTMISHATRELIGNTFAVRELARVAVVGRKGSVTVYEPMFPDAYPPRKALLDEFARGLDFFYQGRFREARAVFHAIQDSDPPAAAYYKKCEELLAAEPENWQGVWVMTAK from the coding sequence ATGGCACAACACATCACCGTCGGCCCCAAACATTTGCAGAGTCTGGCCGTCGGCCTGGTTGCCGCAATGATAACGCTTGCCTTTTGGGCCGTTGGCTGGCTGAACTCCTGGGAAGCCAAAACCTGGGATTGGCGCAGTCGCCTTTTGGCCGAACCCGGTACGGCCACCGATGATATCCGCCTGATTTTATTGGACCAGAACAGTCTGGACTGGGCTTTTCGCGAAAACGGGCTCACGTGGCCCTGGCCCCGGGAGCTCTACAGCGCCATTGTCAACTACTGTAGACGCAGCGGCGCCAAAGCAGTCGCATTTGATGTGCAATTTACCGAACCTTCCAAATACGGGGTATCGGACGACAACGCCTTTAGCGATGCAGCGAAAGGGTTCGGCCGGTTTGCAGGCGCGGTTTTTCTGGGTCAATCCTCAGGGAGCATGACCAGTTGGCCGCCGGAGATTCCCGCGCCGATCTGGAATATCAACGGACTGCAGGACTGGCTCAAGACCAACCGGCCTGAAAAAATATCTTTTTTTCGGGCATCCTTTCCGATTCCTGAACTGGCAAAGAGCGCAGCGATATTGGGCAATATCCAGTCAGAACCCGATCCGGACGGCATTTACCGTCGGGTTAAGCCCTTCGCCATTTTCGATAACCATATCCTCCCCGCACTGGGAATCAGCCCCTATCTGGCAGCCAATCCCCAAACAGCCTCATCCATTCAACCCGGCCGCCTCACAATTGCAAAAAAGTCCATTCCCATCGACGATAAGGGTAATGCCATTTTGCGCTTTCGCGGCCCTTCCGGTACCCACCAGGCCTACAGCGCCGCCGCGGTTTTGCAGTCCGAAATTCGAATTATAAATGGCGAAGCGCCGACCATTCAGGACCCGCACGCTCTTAAGGATAAATATGTCCTTTTTGGATTTACGGCCCCCGGTCTATACGATCTTCGCTCGGCAGCCGTCGGCGGTGTCTATAGCGGCGTGGAAATTCATGCCACCATGCTCGACAACTTTCTGTCCGGCGATTTTATTCGAACAACTTCGCCGGTTCTGGTTTCAATTTTTATTATCATCCTCGCCTTATCCAGCGCGGGGTTGACATCGGCTTTCTCCAGTTTGCGCGGCATGGTAACGGTCGGCATCCTGTTTCTGGCCGCGCCCATCGGTTTATCCCTGGGCGCTTATACTTATGACTTCTGGCTTCCGATAATTGCCCCGGAAACGGCCGTGATTCTGGCGATTGTTCTGGCGCTGGTCCTTAATTATGTCACGGAAGGACGCCAGAAGCGGTTTATAAAAAATGCTTTTCAGCAGTACCTCAGCCCGACCGTTATTGAACAGCTGCTCCAGAACCCTGACCGCTTGAAACTGGGCGGCGAGCGAAAAAGGCTGTCCATCTTTTTTTCCGACCTGCAGGGGTTTACCTCTATTTCGGAAGGCTTGGAGCCGGAAGCCCTGACCCAGCTGCTGAACGACTACCTTTCGGCCATGACCGATATTATTCATGAAGAGGGCGGCACGGTGGACAAGTACGAAGGCGACGCCATCATTGCCTTCTGGAATGCGCCGCTCGACGTGCCGGACCACGCTGTTCGCGTCATCCAGACCGCCCTTCGCTGTCAGGCCCGGCTGGCGGAACTGCGCCCGGAATTTAGAGAACGGATCGGCAAAGATATGCACATGCGCATCGGCATCAACACCGGCCAGGTCGTTGTGGGCAACATGGGATCACGAACCCGCTTTGACTACACCATGCTGGGCGATGCCGTCAACCTGGCCGCACGACTGGAAGGAACCAACAAAGAATTCGGAACGTACACCATGATTTCCCATGCCACCCGGGAGCTGATCGGCAATACCTTTGCCGTTAGAGAGCTTGCCCGGGTTGCCGTTGTGGGGCGTAAAGGGTCTGTGACGGTTTACGAGCCCATGTTTCCCGATGCATACCCTCCCAGGAAAGCCCTATTGGATGAATTTGCCAGGGGCCTCGATTTTTTTTACCAGGGCCGTTTTAGAGAGGCCCGCGCGGTTTTTCATGCCATTCAGGATTCAGATCCCCCGGCAGCCGCCTATTACAAAAAATGCGAGGAACTGCTGGCGGCCGAACCCGAAAACTGGCAGGGGGTCTGGGTGATGACCGCCAAGTAA
- a CDS encoding type II toxin-antitoxin system HicB family antitoxin, translating to MEYKGYFAKVEFDDEANIFHGEVINLRDVITFEGGTVDELRKAFHDSVDDYLEFCAERGEDPDKPYSGKFVVRVEPELHKCIAIEARRKGASINSLVSEALTKALEETTQDPL from the coding sequence ATGGAATATAAAGGTTATTTTGCTAAAGTGGAATTCGATGACGAAGCTAATATTTTTCACGGCGAAGTCATCAATTTAAGAGATGTTATCACTTTTGAAGGCGGAACAGTTGATGAACTGAGAAAAGCCTTTCATGATTCAGTTGATGATTATTTAGAATTTTGTGCCGAACGTGGAGAAGACCCTGATAAACCATACTCCGGTAAATTTGTGGTCCGTGTCGAACCTGAACTACACAAGTGTATTGCAATAGAAGCAAGGAGAAAAGGCGCAAGTATAAATTCATTAGTTAGTGAAGCGTTGACAAAGGCTTTAGAAGAAACCACTCAAGATCCGCTTTAA
- a CDS encoding TAXI family TRAP transporter solute-binding subunit, translated as MKWLSGKSKQHKGLLLVAVLAMVLLLAGPVAAQEKMNISFGGSTPGGMMYYLVGGAGTIITRELPQYNITQVSTGGSTENCKRLVKGELDMGIVYGPHVYMALNNQGPFEKDPKGTMLRGVAKIYAGASYAVTLPGSGIKSMNDLIGKTVALGPPGSGTVFNSENVLRALGLLEKIKPRMMSFADAGRAVENRQIDAFFQSSAPAGAVTTLAETKGAYVIPFTDAEMAKIIKDYPFYYTGIMKKGVYKNVPETQMPYLTVYWVAHERVPEKAIYDITNLVFQPKIFKELGDAHKGWKQMEPDTKLFLKLGAPMHPGAEKYYKEKGQWQE; from the coding sequence ATGAAGTGGCTATCAGGCAAAAGCAAACAACACAAAGGTCTGTTGCTGGTCGCGGTTCTGGCCATGGTTCTCTTGCTGGCCGGACCGGTTGCAGCCCAGGAAAAAATGAACATTTCCTTTGGCGGATCGACCCCCGGCGGCATGATGTATTATCTTGTGGGGGGTGCCGGGACCATCATCACACGGGAGCTTCCCCAGTACAACATTACCCAGGTTTCCACGGGCGGTTCCACCGAGAACTGTAAGCGCCTGGTGAAGGGGGAGCTGGATATGGGGATTGTCTATGGACCCCATGTCTATATGGCGCTGAACAATCAGGGGCCGTTTGAAAAAGATCCCAAAGGCACCATGCTGCGAGGTGTTGCCAAGATTTATGCCGGTGCATCTTATGCCGTAACACTGCCGGGTTCCGGAATTAAAAGCATGAATGACCTCATCGGCAAGACGGTTGCACTGGGACCGCCGGGCTCCGGTACGGTTTTTAACAGCGAGAATGTCCTGCGGGCCCTGGGGTTGCTGGAAAAAATCAAGCCGCGCATGATGTCTTTTGCCGATGCCGGCCGTGCAGTTGAAAACAGACAGATTGATGCCTTCTTCCAGTCCTCGGCGCCGGCGGGCGCCGTAACGACGCTGGCGGAGACAAAGGGCGCCTATGTGATTCCGTTTACGGACGCGGAAATGGCAAAAATTATTAAGGACTATCCGTTTTACTACACCGGCATCATGAAAAAAGGGGTCTATAAAAATGTCCCGGAAACACAGATGCCCTATCTGACCGTCTATTGGGTAGCCCATGAGCGGGTGCCGGAAAAGGCCATCTATGACATCACCAACCTGGTCTTCCAGCCGAAGATCTTTAAGGAATTGGGCGATGCCCACAAGGGCTGGAAACAGATGGAGCCGGATACCAAACTGTTCCTCAAGCTGGGTGCGCCCATGCATCCGGGTGCTGAAAAATATTACAAAGAAAAAGGTCAGTGGCAGGAATAA
- a CDS encoding TRAP transporter substrate-binding protein: MKKGLIILCVAVLALGLVQTASALEIVFAISAAPGSTQYITAEEFTRRANDLLGDKAKVTFYGSGQLGDDKDLMQKLKLGTVHLSMPSSIMSSIAGEAGLFDMPFLIKDRAHLNRIEHKVFWPMIAPAIEKKGYKVLGFWENGIRHITNNVRPIVTPEDLKGVKIRTPKSTWRVKMFTAWGANPTPMAFSEVFVGLQTGVIDGQENPFTNIYAAKFQEVQKYLSVTAHVYTPSFLTTGAGPWAKLPANVRTILEKTARDVQGWMYAMGAQDDQTLLEKLGANMKVNTADRAAFVKASMPIYDEFAKEISSGKAMIDLALKLAD; this comes from the coding sequence ATGAAAAAAGGTTTAATAATACTGTGTGTGGCAGTTCTGGCGTTGGGTCTGGTTCAAACCGCCAGCGCCCTGGAAATTGTTTTTGCCATCAGTGCTGCACCGGGATCGACTCAGTATATTACGGCCGAAGAGTTTACGCGTCGGGCAAATGACCTGCTCGGTGACAAGGCCAAGGTGACATTTTACGGCTCAGGCCAGCTGGGTGATGATAAAGACCTGATGCAGAAACTGAAACTCGGTACCGTCCATCTGTCCATGCCTTCCTCGATCATGTCTTCGATTGCCGGTGAAGCAGGCCTTTTTGACATGCCGTTTCTAATCAAAGATCGTGCGCATCTGAACCGTATTGAACATAAGGTTTTCTGGCCGATGATTGCGCCGGCCATTGAAAAGAAAGGTTACAAGGTTCTCGGTTTCTGGGAAAACGGCATCCGGCACATTACCAACAATGTCAGGCCTATTGTAACGCCGGAAGACCTAAAAGGGGTAAAGATCCGAACCCCCAAAAGCACCTGGCGTGTCAAAATGTTCACGGCCTGGGGGGCAAATCCGACGCCGATGGCCTTTTCAGAAGTCTTTGTGGGGCTGCAGACCGGTGTCATCGACGGCCAGGAAAACCCGTTTACCAATATCTATGCGGCTAAGTTTCAGGAAGTACAAAAATATCTGTCAGTCACCGCGCATGTTTACACCCCTTCTTTTTTAACAACGGGCGCCGGACCGTGGGCCAAGCTTCCGGCGAATGTGCGTACGATTCTCGAAAAAACCGCACGGGATGTCCAGGGCTGGATGTACGCCATGGGAGCCCAGGACGATCAAACCCTCCTGGAAAAACTGGGGGCCAACATGAAGGTGAACACAGCCGATCGCGCTGCCTTTGTCAAGGCCAGCATGCCCATCTATGATGAATTCGCCAAAGAGATTTCTTCCGGCAAGGCGATGATCGACCTGGCACTCAAACTGGCCGACTGA
- a CDS encoding TRAP transporter fused permease subunit: MLTLDWMTEVRGKNRTIKGVWAVLYSSAAIFMAVWYMYTSGFGVISTETNRGFYLLFTSVLVYLLFPASRWAPKNRPSVYDIVCVILVSVSIGYWIDQYMPYAMFRVTNPSFWDLTMGVIAIVMILETARRALGIVMVILSVIFLSQIYFGPYLPGKLSHAGMSPGRIIEFTFSTQEAMFGVITATFATFVFPFMIFGAFLERSGAGGFFMELAKALTGKWRGGPAKIATVTSALFGSISGSSVANVVATGTFTIPMMKRIGFRPKVAGAIEAIASTGGQFMPPIMGAGVFILATLIEVDYLKIALINVIPALLYFIFVLYMVDLEALRSGLQGLPAKEIPKVAAVLKAGWHFFMPIVIVLGLLFYGFSPEVGAFWGTASALILSWRRKDTRMGAGDILLALRSGASANNSAGAAIGALGIIIGGIVLSGLGLKFSAILVEAAGGSLLLCVIMVMIISIIIGMGSSTTGSYIILSVVAAPALIQLDVPPIAAHLVVFYAACLSNITPPVCVSAFAAAALAKADPMETGFAALKFGFALIFLPFGFVYLPPLLLGGSAFDVVYVSVMLLVGFMSLAMALQGADFIESKIKPWRRVVFGVVAICLLLPLPKWVNLVGLILLAAAWLPGFKVYRKRLSEAKV; the protein is encoded by the coding sequence ATGTTAACGTTGGACTGGATGACTGAGGTCAGGGGAAAAAATCGAACGATCAAGGGGGTCTGGGCTGTTTTATATTCAAGCGCAGCCATATTCATGGCTGTCTGGTATATGTATACGTCCGGTTTTGGTGTGATATCTACGGAAACCAATCGGGGTTTCTATCTGCTGTTCACATCGGTACTCGTTTACCTGCTGTTTCCGGCATCCCGCTGGGCGCCGAAGAACAGACCCAGCGTTTATGATATCGTTTGTGTGATACTGGTTTCGGTTTCCATCGGCTACTGGATCGATCAGTACATGCCCTACGCCATGTTCCGGGTAACCAATCCCAGTTTCTGGGATTTAACCATGGGGGTGATTGCCATCGTCATGATCCTTGAAACGGCCCGCCGCGCCCTGGGGATTGTCATGGTGATTCTGTCCGTTATTTTCCTGTCGCAGATCTATTTTGGCCCCTATCTTCCGGGAAAGTTGAGCCATGCCGGCATGTCCCCGGGCCGGATCATTGAATTCACGTTCAGTACCCAGGAGGCCATGTTTGGGGTGATCACCGCGACCTTTGCAACGTTTGTGTTCCCCTTTATGATTTTCGGCGCGTTTCTGGAAAGAAGCGGCGCCGGCGGGTTCTTTATGGAACTGGCCAAGGCGCTGACCGGCAAATGGAGAGGCGGGCCAGCCAAGATCGCGACCGTCACCTCGGCTTTATTTGGTTCCATTTCCGGGTCTTCGGTGGCGAATGTAGTGGCCACCGGTACGTTTACCATTCCCATGATGAAACGGATCGGGTTTCGGCCTAAGGTGGCCGGCGCCATCGAAGCCATTGCCTCCACCGGCGGACAGTTTATGCCGCCGATCATGGGGGCCGGGGTATTTATTCTGGCCACCCTGATCGAAGTTGATTATTTAAAAATTGCCCTGATAAATGTTATCCCGGCCCTGCTGTATTTTATTTTTGTCTTATATATGGTGGACCTGGAAGCCCTGCGTTCGGGACTGCAAGGGCTGCCGGCAAAGGAAATTCCCAAAGTGGCGGCGGTGCTAAAGGCGGGGTGGCATTTTTTTATGCCCATCGTTATTGTGCTGGGGCTTTTATTTTACGGATTCTCACCGGAAGTCGGCGCATTCTGGGGGACCGCATCGGCCCTTATTCTCTCTTGGCGACGGAAAGACACCCGGATGGGCGCCGGCGATATTCTGCTGGCGCTCCGTTCCGGCGCTTCCGCCAATAATTCGGCCGGTGCGGCCATCGGCGCCTTGGGGATTATCATCGGCGGGATTGTGCTGTCCGGCTTGGGATTGAAATTTTCGGCGATACTGGTTGAGGCGGCCGGAGGGAGCCTGTTGCTGTGCGTGATCATGGTGATGATTATTTCCATCATTATCGGGATGGGCAGCAGCACCACCGGCTCTTATATCATTCTTTCGGTCGTGGCTGCGCCGGCATTGATTCAATTGGATGTACCGCCCATTGCCGCCCATCTGGTGGTTTTTTACGCAGCCTGCCTTTCCAACATCACACCGCCGGTATGTGTGTCGGCTTTTGCGGCTGCCGCACTTGCCAAAGCCGACCCCATGGAAACCGGTTTTGCCGCGTTGAAATTCGGATTTGCCCTGATTTTTCTACCCTTCGGTTTTGTGTATCTTCCCCCTCTTTTGCTGGGGGGATCCGCGTTTGATGTCGTTTATGTTTCGGTGATGCTGCTGGTGGGTTTCATGTCGCTTGCCATGGCGCTTCAGGGTGCTGATTTTATTGAATCAAAGATAAAGCCATGGCGGCGCGTGGTGTTCGGGGTCGTTGCCATATGCCTGCTGCTGCCGCTGCCCAAATGGGTCAATCTCGTGGGGTTGATTCTGCTGGCGGCGGCATGGTTGCCGGGGTTTAAGGTTTACCGAAAACGTTTGTCAGAAGCAAAGGTGTAG
- a CDS encoding M48 family metalloprotease encodes MKSIYSSRRLNAINQIGLVGLVIIVLTALLLAGCESLDTVAQIGTAVGVATGTIDQSQAASIQKSAKAVARSFQDFTPEQEYYIGRTVGAVIVNKYKPYHNLAATRYVNLLGQTLARASDLPETFGGYHFLVLDSDEINAFATSGGFIFITRGLLRCCRDEDAVAAVLAHEIGHVQSRHGLQAIKKSRVTAALTTLAVEGTKTFSGQDLADLVGTFEGSITDITTTLINNGYSREFEQQADQAAVTILQRVGYDPNGLVEMLKIMQDRLRPGGSDFAKTHPSPVSRMADIQKSIGPYRTVANSGARQQRFSESLGGI; translated from the coding sequence ATGAAATCCATCTATAGCTCCAGGCGTTTAAACGCTATTAACCAGATCGGTCTTGTCGGTCTGGTTATAATCGTTTTAACCGCCCTCTTGCTTGCCGGCTGTGAAAGCCTGGATACCGTCGCCCAGATCGGCACAGCCGTCGGGGTTGCCACCGGCACAATTGACCAGTCCCAGGCGGCATCCATACAAAAAAGCGCCAAGGCCGTTGCCCGCAGTTTTCAGGACTTCACCCCGGAACAGGAATATTATATCGGCCGGACCGTCGGTGCGGTTATCGTCAACAAATACAAGCCCTATCATAATCTCGCGGCCACCCGCTATGTCAATTTGCTGGGGCAGACCCTGGCACGGGCTTCAGACCTTCCGGAAACTTTCGGCGGTTATCATTTTTTAGTTCTGGATTCCGATGAAATCAATGCCTTTGCAACCTCCGGGGGTTTTATTTTTATTACGCGCGGTCTGCTCAGGTGCTGCCGGGATGAAGATGCGGTGGCTGCGGTATTGGCACATGAAATCGGCCATGTTCAATCCAGGCATGGACTCCAGGCGATCAAAAAATCCAGGGTCACGGCCGCCCTGACAACCCTTGCCGTTGAGGGAACCAAAACTTTCAGTGGTCAGGATCTTGCCGATCTGGTCGGTACGTTTGAAGGCTCCATCACGGATATTACCACGACCCTGATCAATAACGGCTACTCGCGCGAATTCGAACAACAGGCGGATCAAGCCGCGGTAACAATTCTTCAGCGGGTGGGATACGATCCCAACGGACTGGTGGAAATGCTTAAAATCATGCAGGACAGACTCCGCCCAGGGGGGTCAGATTTTGCCAAGACCCATCCTTCGCCGGTCAGCCGCATGGCCGACATCCAGAAAAGTATCGGACCTTACCGGACGGTTGCGAATTCCGGTGCGAGACAGCAGCGCTTTTCCGAATCCCTGGGAGGCATCTGA
- a CDS encoding type II toxin-antitoxin system HicA family toxin, producing MNKKQRQTLAKIFEKPERSDISWNDIEGLFKALGAEVSEGRGSRVRVALKEIRAIFHRPHPQRVSNKSTIRSVRRFLIETGVNQ from the coding sequence ATGAATAAAAAACAACGGCAGACACTGGCGAAAATATTCGAAAAACCTGAACGCTCAGATATTTCTTGGAATGATATCGAGGGATTATTCAAGGCGCTGGGAGCCGAAGTGTCCGAAGGCAGAGGTTCTCGGGTCAGGGTAGCGCTAAAGGAGATAAGAGCTATTTTCCATAGACCTCATCCGCAACGAGTGTCCAACAAATCGACTATTCGGTCTGTCCGTAGATTCCTCATAGAAACGGGGGTGAATCAATAA
- a CDS encoding SH3 domain-containing protein encodes MNRCKNAWIVALVICLTSAIATAANLMSIQIKKGQLRNSPSFLGKIVAELNYAEKVAVLEKTEAWIKVRSSAKKVEGWLHSSALTFKKIILKPGAADVSQAASSSELALAGKGFSEQVEGEFKTKNPQLDYALINQMEQMVVSQNQIEQFLIDGKLSPKGGVK; translated from the coding sequence ATGAATCGATGCAAAAACGCATGGATTGTCGCTTTGGTTATCTGCCTGACTTCGGCCATTGCAACCGCGGCCAACCTGATGAGCATTCAGATTAAAAAAGGACAGTTACGCAATTCGCCGTCGTTTTTAGGGAAAATTGTAGCCGAGCTTAATTACGCCGAGAAGGTTGCCGTTCTTGAAAAAACGGAAGCCTGGATCAAAGTCCGTTCATCTGCAAAAAAAGTTGAGGGCTGGCTGCATTCGTCCGCCCTGACGTTTAAAAAAATCATCCTCAAACCCGGCGCTGCCGATGTTTCCCAGGCCGCCAGCAGCAGCGAACTGGCCCTGGCCGGTAAAGGGTTCAGCGAACAGGTTGAAGGAGAATTTAAAACCAAAAACCCGCAATTAGATTATGCCTTGATAAACCAGATGGAACAAATGGTGGTTTCCCAGAACCAGATCGAACAATTTCTTATTGACGGCAAGTTGTCTCCCAAAGGAGGTGTCAAATGA
- the panB gene encoding 3-methyl-2-oxobutanoate hydroxymethyltransferase, with translation MSKKKKSVHDFLKMKQSGEKITFLTAYDYPTAQFAEAAGLDMLLVGDSLGMCVYGYKGTVPVVMDQMVRHADAVRRGAPNTFVIGDMPFMSYQSSTDKAVENAGRFLKEADCDAIKLEGGVRIASKIQAIVDAGIVVMGHIGLTPQSSGQLGGHKAQGRTAEAAKLVVEDALAVEAAGAQMILLEAVPPELGAYITKRLKIPALSIGAGPDCDGQLLIVSDMIGQFQAFTPKFVKKYGQVAEMVTGAMKVYCEEVRAGKFPAEEHCYRMLAGEDEKFFKLVGKE, from the coding sequence ATGAGCAAGAAGAAAAAATCAGTTCATGATTTTTTAAAGATGAAACAGTCCGGAGAGAAAATAACCTTTCTGACCGCCTATGATTACCCCACGGCCCAGTTTGCCGAAGCAGCCGGATTGGACATGCTGTTGGTGGGCGATTCCCTGGGGATGTGCGTCTATGGCTATAAGGGAACCGTTCCGGTGGTAATGGATCAGATGGTCCGGCATGCCGATGCCGTCCGGCGCGGCGCGCCCAATACGTTTGTGATCGGCGACATGCCGTTTATGAGCTATCAGAGCTCGACGGATAAAGCCGTTGAAAATGCCGGACGTTTTTTGAAAGAGGCTGACTGCGACGCCATCAAACTGGAGGGCGGGGTTCGGATCGCCTCAAAAATCCAGGCGATTGTAGATGCCGGCATTGTGGTAATGGGTCACATCGGCCTGACGCCGCAAAGCTCCGGGCAGCTGGGGGGCCACAAGGCCCAGGGACGCACGGCCGAGGCTGCGAAACTGGTGGTGGAGGATGCCCTGGCGGTTGAAGCGGCCGGCGCCCAGATGATCCTGCTGGAAGCCGTTCCGCCGGAACTGGGCGCGTACATTACAAAAAGGCTGAAAATCCCGGCGCTGTCCATCGGGGCCGGGCCGGACTGCGACGGCCAGCTGCTGATCGTGTCGGACATGATCGGGCAGTTCCAGGCCTTTACACCGAAATTTGTCAAGAAATACGGCCAGGTGGCGGAGATGGTCACCGGCGCTATGAAAGTCTACTGTGAAGAGGTGCGCGCTGGAAAGTTCCCGGCCGAGGAGCACTGCTACCGCATGCTGGCGGGCGAAGATGAGAAGTTTTTTAAATTAGTGGGAAAAGAATAG
- a CDS encoding TRAP transporter small permease produces the protein MFNKLNRWFGRLLEAVSITILISLAFIVVLAVVFRYSGSSLVWYDEVASVQLAWLTYYGAALAALKRGHLGFSGLFLKLPVGIRSICFVIAEMFVIGFFCVIGWAGWHLLGVFGEETLVSIAWVPLKFTQSVIPIGAALFILAELFSIPDAWRNAMAGTDYEQRAIETAVKEAENAS, from the coding sequence ATGTTTAACAAGCTGAACCGATGGTTTGGGCGGCTCCTGGAGGCTGTGTCAATCACTATACTGATCAGCCTTGCGTTTATTGTGGTGCTGGCCGTAGTGTTCCGATACAGCGGTTCTTCGCTGGTCTGGTACGACGAAGTCGCCTCGGTTCAGTTGGCCTGGCTGACGTATTACGGGGCGGCCCTGGCAGCTCTTAAACGCGGACACCTGGGCTTTTCTGGCTTGTTCCTGAAACTGCCGGTAGGAATCAGGTCCATCTGTTTTGTAATTGCCGAGATGTTCGTCATCGGTTTTTTTTGTGTAATCGGCTGGGCAGGATGGCATCTGCTGGGAGTCTTTGGAGAAGAAACCCTGGTCAGTATTGCATGGGTTCCCTTGAAATTTACCCAATCCGTCATCCCCATTGGTGCGGCTCTGTTTATCCTGGCTGAACTTTTCAGCATCCCGGATGCCTGGCGAAATGCCATGGCCGGCACCGATTATGAGCAGCGGGCGATCGAAACGGCTGTTAAAGAAGCGGAGAATGCATCATGA
- a CDS encoding NAD(P)-dependent oxidoreductase: MKRIGFVGIGLMGQHMARLLLEAGHPLMVWNRTKEKAQALLSTGATWADSPKALAQNSDVVITMVTDSAASEAVSCGPNGILEGAHAGLILIDMGSIAPEMSRLIAERARAKGVRMLDAPVTGNPKVAAGGKLGIMVGGPMETFNASLPIFEKMAAKIVYAGENGMGTTLKLINNLILGVAIEAVSEALVLAAKAGIDPQKVIDITSVGGARTGAMETRGPRMVRRDFSPGFSTSNMYKDLSSVMKLADECGVSLPATAITWDILRAAKTQGKGDMDSCCVMTVLEALAQTEVKSNEQV, translated from the coding sequence ATGAAACGCATCGGATTTGTCGGCATCGGTCTCATGGGGCAGCATATGGCCCGGCTTTTACTGGAGGCCGGGCATCCGTTGATGGTTTGGAATCGAACAAAAGAAAAAGCGCAGGCGCTGTTGTCGACCGGCGCGACCTGGGCCGATTCCCCCAAAGCATTGGCTCAAAATTCCGACGTCGTTATTACCATGGTAACGGATTCAGCCGCATCGGAAGCGGTTTCTTGTGGGCCGAACGGCATCCTGGAAGGCGCCCATGCAGGACTGATACTCATTGATATGGGCAGCATCGCCCCGGAAATGTCCCGCCTGATCGCCGAACGGGCCCGCGCCAAAGGCGTTCGCATGCTGGATGCGCCGGTCACCGGCAACCCCAAGGTGGCAGCCGGCGGCAAACTGGGAATCATGGTGGGGGGGCCGATGGAAACGTTTAATGCCTCTCTGCCGATATTTGAAAAAATGGCGGCCAAGATTGTATATGCCGGGGAAAACGGCATGGGCACCACGCTTAAACTGATCAACAACCTGATTCTGGGGGTGGCCATTGAAGCGGTTTCAGAAGCCCTGGTCCTGGCGGCCAAAGCCGGGATCGATCCCCAGAAGGTGATTGACATTACCTCCGTCGGCGGGGCCAGAACCGGGGCCATGGAAACAAGGGGTCCGCGCATGGTTCGCCGGGATTTTTCCCCCGGCTTTTCAACCAGCAACATGTACAAGGATTTAAGCAGCGTCATGAAGCTGGCGGATGAGTGCGGCGTCTCGCTGCCGGCCACGGCCATCACCTGGGACATCCTGCGGGCAGCCAAAACCCAGGGAAAAGGCGATATGGATTCCTGCTGCGTCATGACCGTGCTGGAAGCCCTGGCGCAAACAGAAGTCAAATCAAATGAGCAGGTTTAA